A part of Polynucleobacter sp. MG-Unter2-18 genomic DNA contains:
- the iscU gene encoding Fe-S cluster assembly scaffold IscU, whose product MAYSDKVIDHYENPRNVGSFEKGDDQVGTGMVGAPACGDVMKLQIRVNDQGVIEDAKFKTYGCGSAIASSSLVTEWVKGKTLDQALEIKNSLIAEELALPPVKIHCSILAEDAIKAAVADYKEKHPAL is encoded by the coding sequence ATGGCATATAGCGACAAAGTAATTGATCATTATGAAAATCCCCGCAATGTGGGTTCTTTTGAAAAAGGCGATGACCAAGTAGGTACCGGCATGGTCGGCGCACCTGCGTGTGGTGACGTGATGAAGCTACAGATTCGTGTAAACGATCAGGGCGTGATTGAAGATGCCAAGTTCAAGACCTATGGTTGTGGTTCTGCGATCGCATCCTCCTCATTAGTTACTGAGTGGGTAAAAGGGAAAACTTTGGATCAAGCTTTGGAGATTAAGAACTCCTTGATTGCTGAAGAGTTGGCTTTGCCACCAGTAAAAATTCACTGCTCTATCTTGGCTGAAGATGCTATCAAGGCAGCAGTGGCTGATTACAAAGAAAAGCATCCGGCCCTGTAA